Part of the Lolium rigidum isolate FL_2022 chromosome 6, APGP_CSIRO_Lrig_0.1, whole genome shotgun sequence genome, ATTTTTTCTTCTGATAGTTCATCATTTTTTGAGTTTGTCATATCATAATTTTGAACTTCTGTAAGCAGCAAGAGAGTGATGGTGTCTGCATCGCTCATGCTGTCATTGGTTTTGTTAATAGCTCAATACATTAGATTACCTTACTGTTTTTTACCTTCATTGTACTCATGACTCAAGATAAttgaattttgatgcatttttttgTGTTATACAAATTGGCATATTTAAATCATCAATCAAGTAAGCCTGTTTTGGTTGTAACAAAATACGCACCTGAACATGTTCGTTGTTTAATACTACTGCATCAGCCTAGTAGCCATATATCACACGAACATATGAGACCCATTGTCTTCACAATGGCCTGGAGTCCTCTCCAATGTCTATTCCTGAGATCACTGCATTTCATCAGCTACAGTCAAAATCCCCATGTTGGTATTGGCACCTGCAGCCTCTGATGTGTGTACTATTCTGGTTGTTGATGGCAGATCAACTCACTTTGTTTTTTTGTCCGCGTCTGGAGAGGTGCATCCTGTGCAACTCACAATTTCATAAGCAATGTTGATCTACTGAAATATTATTAGTTGTAATCTGATCTGCTAACTAATTGTGAAATAGTGAACATACTATCTCTGTCTCATACCTTGTTCGTCTTGTTTAATCTCTTTTCTGTGCTTTGAAATAAGTGAAATTATTTTATGTTCAAGAAAACTAGGTTTTCTAGCTATGGCTACTACCTTTTGGGATTATAATTTGTCGAGTTGAGCCTTAGTGACATATGCCATATTTCAGGTGTTTGTATTAGCTCTTCCACTTGCGATAGAAGACTGCCACTGCATGGACAAACTTTGTTCATCTTGGACCATCCAGATGAAGGACTTCATCAAATCAATTAAGAGCTAGATCTTTTGAAGGACTAGTCATTTCAATCTCTTCTCGTGAACCTTATGCTGTGTGTGCCGTTTATGTTGTACGATGGATTTAGTTTGTGTTATCCATACTCCTTCTGTGTTTAACTCAATTATTTCCCCTTTCAAATACGGAGTAATTTTAAGGGTACAGGTTGACATGTGTAACTGTATTTTTTGTTCCCCCTTTTGTGGTTCCTGGCTTGATATGGTATGAGGGCGTGATCTGCAAGTTAAAACGACGTGAAATGCCAAATTTGAAACAGGAATAGGAAGCTTCGTGGAGACCTAATCAATTCTAACTTTTTTTGTTTCCCCCTTTGTGGTTCCTGACTTGATAAGAGGACGTGATTGGCAAGTGAAAACCACGTGAAATGCCAAATTTGAAACAGCTACAGGAATGCTTCGTGGAGACCTAATCAATTCTTGTGGTGGAAGATTAACACCCTCCACCGCTCCACGCAAAATGTTTATGCTATTTTGAAGTTTAAAGATGAACGAATTCTCAAGTAGGGTTGCATATTTGCTCATGTATCCGCTGGTGATGTTCGACGTTGAGAAAGATTAATCCAGCTATACATCTTAGTTCAAGTTCAAGTAGAGTATTTTAGTGTAGCAGTACTTCCTCTAGTGCCCGTTTTTCCGACAGAACATAGAAAAATCGTCTGATGGGCCCATTGATACTCACTCCCGGACATTCGGCCCAGCAGGCGAGGCGACCAAACCCTACACTCCTTGTTGCCTAGCACAAACCGACAAAACGGTGCGCGGCCTCCACCACCTTCTCCCCTCCTTCATTTCTGAAAACCCTCTCTTTCGTCTCCTCCCGCCGCGGCCGGCGACGATGGCAGCCACCATGGACGGCATCATGAAGGCCATCTTTTCCTGCATCCCCGCCGCGCCATCCTCCGCTGCCGACAGCTGCCTCTCCGCCGACTTCTCCTCCAATttccctggcggcggcggcggcggcggcggcgaggaccgCATCAGCTGCCTCCCCGACGCGCTGCTCTCCAACATCGTCTCCCGCCTCCCCGTCAAGGACGCCGCGCGCACCGCAGCGATCTCCCCTCGCTGGCGCCGCCTACGGTCGTCCACGCCGCTCGTCCTCGTGGACGCCGACATCTTCCATGACTACGTCGTCGGcgacggccacggccacgacggCCTCATCGACTGGCGCGGCCTCACCAGAACCGTCTCCCGCATCCTCTCCGGACACCAGGGGCCCTTCCGCACCATCCACCTCACCACGGTCTGCAACTAcgcggccgcccgcggcggcagtGCGCTCGTGCGCTGGCTCCACCTCTTCGCCGCCAAGGCCGTCGAGGAGCTCGTCCTCGTCAACTTCCCCAGGTGGCCCCTCGACAACACCCTCCCCGCCGAGGTCCTCCGCGTCGCCTCCCTCCGCCGCCTCTACCTCGGCCTCTGGGACGAGTTCCCGGACACAGATCACCTCCCCCGCGGCGCGCACGTCTTCCCGCACCTCCTCGAGCTCGGCTTCTGCCGCACCGACATCAAGGACAAGGACCTCGACAGCCTGCTACAGCGCAGCCCCGTGCTGGAGAAGCTCGCGCTCATCCTCAACTACGCCACGCCGCGCAACGTCCGCGTCCGCAGCCGCAGCCTCCGCTGCGTGCTCTTCTGGATGTCCATCGCCGACGGGCTCGACGTGGCCGTCGCCCCGCGTCTCGAGCGCCTCATCCTGTGGAACGACTGCCCTGGTGCCTGCTTCGACAAGAGCTTCCGCACCAGAGTCAAGATTGGCAACACGCCGGCGCTCAAGGTGCTCGGCTACTTGGAGCCAAGCATCCACGTGCTCGAGATCCGCAACACCGTCATCGAGGTCTTGCTACTAGCTTAATAATTTCTTCACTCGACTTACCATGTTTTTTATTCCTACTAACTCCCATATATGCACATATTTTCATTGTGATTGATTGATGTGGAATTGCACACGGATTGTAGTTTGGGACAAAGGCGAGCCCCACCACCACCCTTACAAGTGTCAAGATCCTGGGGTTAAGGGTGCGATTTGGAATGCACAGGGAGACCAAAGCGCTGCCTACATTCCTGAGATGCTTTCCCAAAGTCGAGACATTGCATATCATGGTGAGCATTCCATTCCCAATCTCCTCATTTGGCCTTAGTATCTGTCTATCTGACGATTGTGTCCTGCACGGTCGGTGGCTAATCGAACTTGTTAAACGCTGATTCTGCAGTCTGCTGAAGCTGATGAGCCCACTGGCAAGCTGAATTTCAAGTTCTGGCAGGATGTCGGCCCCCTCCAGTGCCTGCAGTCACACATCAAGAAGGTGGTCTTCAAGAACTTCCGTGGGTACCGCAGTGAGCTTGCATTCCTCAGGTTCGTTGTGGAGAGAGCACAGCTGCTGCAAAACATGGTTATCGTGTTGGCAGATGATTCAAAGGAGGGGGTGGCCGAGAAGCTGAAACCTCTGGCTTGCAGCACCAAGCGTGCCAGCAGAGACCCGAAATTCATGATCTTGGTGCGCAAGGGGGGCAGCCCGTGGAGCTTCCGTGTGGCATCCGATCTCTCCAAGAGTGATCCTTTTGATTGCTGAAGCTGATCAAGGTGTTAGCTACAGCCTACAGCTGATATGTTCCGATCATGATGCACATCATTTCCATGTCTTACGCTAAACTACGCACAGACTATGGTTGTTTGTCCATGTATGATCTATCTGATATGCAAGGCGCGTAGCTAGGTTATGAATTCTTGGCTTATGTTTTATCTAGACGTGGAGTTTGTTGGGCCAGCAAGGAGAGAGCAGGGTATTGAACAATGCAAGTTGCTACAGAAGCTAGTCAGCTAGATGGTCATTTGTCCATGCCATGTCTGATGCTATCGAATCGTCCCTAACTGGTTAATTTGCAGACATTGTGCATTTTCATGAGATTTTGTGCCGCTATGTTTTGCTGAGTTCGTTTCTTTGTGATGCCCTGCCATTCAGGCGTGCAGCCATTGGGCTTATTCAGTTATTGGTCGAAATGTACTTCCTGGTACTTACAGGCGATATATTT contains:
- the LOC124663571 gene encoding putative F-box/FBD/LRR-repeat protein At5g22670, with the protein product MAATMDGIMKAIFSCIPAAPSSAADSCLSADFSSNFPGGGGGGGGEDRISCLPDALLSNIVSRLPVKDAARTAAISPRWRRLRSSTPLVLVDADIFHDYVVGDGHGHDGLIDWRGLTRTVSRILSGHQGPFRTIHLTTVCNYAAARGGSALVRWLHLFAAKAVEELVLVNFPRWPLDNTLPAEVLRVASLRRLYLGLWDEFPDTDHLPRGAHVFPHLLELGFCRTDIKDKDLDSLLQRSPVLEKLALILNYATPRNVRVRSRSLRCVLFWMSIADGLDVAVAPRLERLILWNDCPGACFDKSFRTRVKIGNTPALKVLGYLEPSIHVLEIRNTVIEFGTKASPTTTLTSVKILGLRVRFGMHRETKALPTFLRCFPKVETLHIMSAEADEPTGKLNFKFWQDVGPLQCLQSHIKKVVFKNFRGYRSELAFLRFVVERAQLLQNMVIVLADDSKEGVAEKLKPLACSTKRASRDPKFMILVRKGGSPWSFRVASDLSKSDPFDC